The following proteins are co-located in the Apis mellifera strain DH4 linkage group LG9, Amel_HAv3.1, whole genome shotgun sequence genome:
- the LOC102653835 gene encoding uncharacterized protein LOC102653835: MDFLLLLFLASSAVLVQGYGKSNDPNDEPFLPIYPVYPYSPKLIKRGTEKEAVAQLSAELYAPKVDAKDSYSASYSGRDSSYYPNYNSYPKLPSSPSYAFYGSLPYPNDPYTTPYNPYSYPLPSPSYSPPIPYSSSYPNYYYQSPYYYPNYYNQPLFPPPPLPPPVVDYEADGGYPESEKNKGYRGKDGASQHQFVDGANYISGGSKDLDGQPTTAYKASGGGVQQNQLEEAGNVQMKHPPVPLPKTTYRVISVGGQPVGPDYPLPPSYARAQQLEELAATRGHHDWVKALARNFSPLDAKNVATNDDDRNDEGKEARYVPASIAKTGYVVTNPSVLRKVNVGRIVGKTRLKSVKYPAYATIEKPDKDRGESNEYENYESSSSRDNQDYDAALSSQTSDGKQQNYEEDEDQSSYQSQNYVTQTPSYGGYQYTSYGQPQTIVQRQTQQYKSNLDNANFGAKTKKA, encoded by the exons ATGGATTTTTTG ctACTGCTGTTCCTAGCGTCGTCCGCGGTTCTCGTTCAAGGGTACGGGAAAAGCAACGACCCGAACGACGAGCCGTTCCTACCGATATACCCGGTATACCCTTACAGccctaaattaattaaaagagggACGGAGAAGGAGGCGGTGGCGCAATTATCCGCCGAATTGTACGCGCCGAAAGTTGACGCGAAGGACTCGTACAGCGCGAGCTACAGCGGCCGAGATTCTTCTTACTACCCTAATTACAACTCGTACCCCAAACTCCCCTCCTCGCCCAGTTACGCTTTCTACGGATCTCTTCCGTACCCCAACGATCCCTACACAACCCCCTACAATCCTTACTCGTACCCGCTCCCTTCACCCTCTTACTCACCTCCCATTCCTTACTCCTCCTCCTATCCCAATTATTACTACCAATCTCCCTATTATTATCCCAATTACTACAACCAGCCTCTGTTCCCACCGCCCCCGTTGCCGCCGCCTGTCGTCGATTACGAAGCTGACGGTGGATACCCCGAGTCGGAGAAGAATAAGGGTTACAGGGGCAAGGACGGAGCATCCCAGCATCAGTTCGTCGACGGGGCCAATTACATATCCGGTGGCTCGAAGGATCTCGACGGCCAGCCGACGACCGCGTACAAAGCGAGCGGCGGCGGCGTCCAGCAGAATCAGCTGGAAGAAGCGGGCAACGTGCAGATGAAGCATCCGCCTGTCCCGTTGCCGAAGACGACGTACAGGGTGATCAGCGTCGGCGGGCAACCGGTTGGCCCCGATTATCCGTTGCCACCTTCCTACGCGAGAGCCCAGCAATTGGAGGAGCTCGCGGCGACGAGGGGCCACCACGATTGGGTGAAGGCGTTGGCGAGGAATTTCAGCCCGCTCGACGCGAAAAATGTCGCTACGAACGACGACGATCGAAACGACGAGGGGAAGGAGGCGAGATACGTGCCTGCCTCGATCGCGAAGACCGGTTACGTGGTTACGAACCCCAGCGTTCTCAGGAAGGTGAACGTTGGACGGATCGTCGGGAAGACCAGGTTGAAGAGCGTCAAGTATCCGGCGTACGCGACGATCGAGAAACCTGACAAGGATCGAGGCGAGTCGAACGAGTACGAGAATTACGAGAGCTCGTCCTCGCGGGATAATCAGGATTACGACGCAGCTTTGAGCAGCCAGACCAGCGACGGCAAGCAGCAGAATTACGAGGAGGACGAGGATCAGAGTTCATATCAGAGTCAAAATTACGTTACGCAAACGCCTTCGTACGGCGGTTATCAGTATACGAGTTACGGCCAACCGCAGACGATCGTTCAGAGGCAAACGCAGCAGTACAAAAGTAATCTGGATAACGCGAATTTTGGCGCCAAGACGAAAAAGGCGTGA
- the LOC102655476 gene encoding hornerin, whose protein sequence is MLGRNTFGCEGGGALVPTRGDSPSPRPFFHHVRGDLYIKALFWVAKASETTISLTYPVPYLTDKQLAYRNNTLFRINMRSLVILVLVAVAISRVSCRELKGDKRSSRLPLKGKRGIVDYSGGSSYNSPLISSGYTGGYSSAHSPSIPSIQSLGGGSMGYSLGSGGLGHNFGISLGGQHFGGAQSYSSPGLGSLAGGGGLFSPPSKNGPVTFGIHGGGGSSSSTSYSAPVYATGVHGLSSYGSGSSHQGISLSSMLGSGHSYGLPASSLGSGHALSMIHSISPGYAASGGLVIDSSSLGKGSSSYSLPLSSSHGSSSLSTGSSSSYALPVSSGSSHSGISALHSGSTASYSLPVSSGSSIGGHISFSGGSSADSYSLPASSISASHPYVTVMSDASSSSSGSSSYSSPSSSYSAPASGSISSYSSPASSYSSSGYSGTSSSYSPIYSAPSTSYGTPMESHGSYSNLAARYVEYPGSKSYEDSTSSNKYDTISYSSPSGKY, encoded by the exons ATGCTCGGAAGGAATACATTTGGTTGCGAAGGTGGTGGTGCACTAGTACCAACGCGGGGAGATTCACCTTCACCTAGACCTTTCTTTCACCATGTAAGAGGggatttgtatataaaagctCTCTTCTGGGTAGCAAAGGCATCAGAGACCACAATTTCACTCACATACCCGGTTCCTTACTTGACCGACAAACAACTAGCGTATCGAAATAATACCTTGTTTAGAATCAACATGAGATCATTA GTGATTTTGGTGCTGGTAGCGGTGGCCATTTCCCGCGTCTCGTGCAGAGAACTGAAGGGGGACAAACGATCGTCGAGGCTGCCGCTTAAAGGGAAGCGTGGCATCGTCGATTACTCAGGAGGATCGTCTTACAACTCTCCTCTCATAAGCTCTGGATACACCGGCGGATACTCCTCGGCCCATTCCCCCTCCATTCCTTCTATCCAAAGTTTAGGAGGCGGCTCGATGGGATACTCGCTAGGATCCGGAGGACTGGGCCACAACTTCGGCATCTCGTTGGGAGGGCAACACTTTGGGGGAGCGCAATCGTACTCCTCGCCCGGTCTCGGCTCCCTCGCCGGTGGAGGAGGCCTGTTCAGCCCGCCGTCCAAAAATGGACCGGTCACGTTCGGCATCCACGGGGGAGGTGGTTCTTCTTCCTCGACCAGTTACTCGGCCCCTGTCTACGCGACAGGTGTTCACGGATTGTCGTCGTACGGCAGCGGCTCCTCTCATCAAGGGATCAGCCTTTCGTCCATGTTGGGATCCGGTCACAGCTACGGCCTACCGGCCTCGTCCCTCGGCTCGGGTCACGCCCTGTCGATGATCCACTCCATCTCACCGGGTTACGCGGCCAGCGGGGGTTTGGTAATCGATTCTAGCTCCCTTGGGAAAGGATCCTCGAGCTACAGCCTCCCACTCTCCTCCTCCCACGGAAGTTCGTCCCTGTCTACCGGTAGCTCCTCCAGTTACGCTCTCCCCGTGTCCTCGGGATCCTCTCATTCCGGGATTTCTGCCCTTCACTCCGGCTCCACAGCCAGCTACTCCCTGCCCGTCTCCTCTGGATCGTCCATAGGGGGACACATAAGCTTCTCTGGCGGCTCCTCGGCGGACAGTTATTCCCTTCCCGCCTCCTCCATCTCCGCCTCGCACCCTTACGTAACGGTTATGTCCgacgcctcctcctcctcctcgggaAGTTCCAGCTACTCGAGTCCGTCCTCCAGCTATTCCGCGCCTGCTTCCGGATCCATATCCAGCTACTCGAGCCCTGCCTCCTCCTATTCCAGCTCGGGTTATTCCGGCACATCGAGCAGCTATTCCCCTATCTATTCCGCTCCTTCGACGTCCTACGGTACCCCGATGGAGTCACACGGCTCGTACTCGAATCTGGCGGCAAGATACGTCGAGTATCCCGGCTCGAAGAGCTACGAAGATTCTACGAGCAGCAACAAATACGACACGATTTCGTATTCAAGTCCAAGTGGGAAGTATTGA
- the LOC102655429 gene encoding proline-rich protein 36-like, which produces MKFLLLACLLATSLLLSVTAKTEIEDGEEKPEITKLEVVDLGEGEGDVDDAEEVQKKRDSGYSYRRPANHALASRTRFQVGQSSGHGGRIVNRHPGQINRPVTKYGPPGYQNSSPTRLTSSHGQQHRDKLQFHGHFGQQHSSNLDGRPGGLPFEQEIPSPIRQVDFVEPNPISTQNDEPFAGHSANYLPPHNQKLPGPSTPQIFAPVHQGQQQQQLANFQNRDVAQGHISDAALFLSQNAQAIQQLYGAPPNEQDFAPNADHQFLGHANQASQLENFEATSQTPQNFPAPLPSYASGTLTAQETLQQIQSLEKDRLIAQLQHALAAQAQPLQNVAADVAGRYAQNQPGFVQNQDLLASIGQRITKFHGLNARPSTVSFGSTGNTAFNQSPFLPGTTVGPGFPLSYGPLSTTVRPSTTAATTTTSTTAATTTTAPQPAKPDATSQVGSSLPAPQVPVYGGFVPFLAGAAFLPNVPASYGPAFLAPGPLTSVHSSTSSPTHFGIPIPTDKPAAGNTPAPPTSPATPSASRPPSPPSLHPVPATPLHPVAPLHPVAPLHPVAPLQPVLPPATHAHPPPTANPGYGLQTAVINPLLYKPVKPVYPFYYYQNVAYQVPKPSALPTYPWSYAPTYAQAKPTQIW; this is translated from the exons ATGAAGTTCCTCTTG cTCGCTTGTCTACTGGCTACGAGCTTGTTATTATCCGTGACCGCGAAAACCGAGATCGAGGATGGCGAGGAGAAGCCGGAGATTACGAAGTTGGAAGTAGTTGATCTCGGCGAGGGCGAGGGCGACGTGGACGACGCGGAGGAAGTTCAGAAAAAGAGGGATTCGGGATATTCGTACAGGAGGCCGGCCAACCACGCTTTAGCCTCGAGGACTCGTTTCCAAGTTGGACAATCAAGCGGCCACGGAGGGCGCATAGTTAATAGACATCCCGGGCAAATAAATAGACCGGTTACGAAATACGGTCCACCCGGTTATCAGAACTCGTCCCCAACCAGGCTGACTTCGTCGCACGGTCAACAGCATCGGGACAAATTGCAATTCCACGGACATTTCGGTCAACAACATTCGAGCAACTTGGACGGCCGTCCAGGTGGCCTCCCGTTCGAGCAGGAAATACCAAGTCCGATCAGACAGGTCGATTTCGTCGAACCGAATCCAATATCAACGCAAAACGACGAGCCGTTTGCCGGCCATTCGGCCAATTACTTGCCTCCCCACAATCAAAAGTTACCCGGCCCTTCCACGCCCCAGATCTTCGCGCCCGTCCACCAGGgccaacagcaacaacaattggcgaattttcaaaatcgggACGTCGCTCAAGGGCATATATCGGACGCTGCCCTTTTCCTCTCCCAAAACGCTCAAGCCATACAACAGCTTTACGGCGCCCCTCCGAACGAGCAGGATTTCGCGCCGAACGCCGACCACCAATTCCTGGGCCACGCGAATCAAGCGTCGCAGCTCGAAAATTTCGAGGCGACCTCCCAAACCCCGCAAAACTTCCCGGCTCCGTTGCCGTCCTACGCGTCTGGAACCCTTACCGCCCAAGAGACGTTGCAACAGATACAATCCCTCGAAAAGGACAGGCTGATCGCCCAGTTGCAGCACGCGCTCGCCGCCCAGGCACAGCCGCTGCAAAACGTGGCCGCGGACGTAGCTGGAAGGTACGCTCAAAATCAGCCTGGCTTCGTTCAGAATCAAGACCTTCTGGCTTCCATCGGGCAGCGAATCACCAAGTTTCACGGTTTAAACGCGCGGCCGAGCACCGTGAGCTTCGGTTCCACAGGAAACACAGCTTTCAATCAATCACCTTTTTTGCCAGGGACGACCGTCGGTCCGGGGTTTCCGCTTAGCTACGGCCCGCTGTCCACCACCGTCCGGCCCTCGACCACCGCCGCGACGACGACCACGTCCACCACCGCAGCGACAACCACCACCGCCCCTCAACCGGCCAAACCCGACGCAACCTCTCAAGTCGGTTCTTCGCTGCCCGCGCCGCAGGTCCCCGTTTACGGGGGATTCGTCCCATTCCTAGCCGGCGCCGCTTTCCTCCCCAACGTCCCCGCGTCCTACGGCCCCGCGTTCCTCGCCCCCGGCCCCCTCACCTCCGTCCACTCCTCAACCTCCTCGCCCACTCACTTCGGCATCCCCATACCCACGGACAAACCCGCCGCCGGAAACACCCCCGCGCCACCCACGTCCCCCGCCACTCCCTCCGCCAGCCGAccgccctcccctccctcgctCCATCCCGTCCCGGCGACCCCCCTCCACCCCGTCGCGCCTCTCCACCCCGTCGCGCCCCTCCACCCCGTCGCGCCCCTTCAACCGGTGCTCCCCCCCGCGACACACGCGCATCCCCCGCCGACCGCGAATCCCGGCTACGGGTTGCAAACGGCGGTGATCAATCCGCTGCTGTACAAGCCCGTCAAACCGGTCTATCCGTTCTACTATTACCAGAACGTCGCGTATCAGGTGCCGAAACCGTCGGCGTTGCCCACGTATCCGTGGAGCTACGCGCCGACCTATGCCCAAGCGAAACCGACCCAAATATGGTAA
- the LOC100576192 gene encoding uncharacterized protein LOC100576192 isoform X1 codes for MKFYLVLGLLFIGVKGENKINLEDIERDNLRVEGISKSGIARVEEAKYPTKPEIGQQQYQISYRGPTSAPVAYVTPPSVQNLPSNAYATKEQIYQQQNNILPESILPQRYYNEYEQQSSPPSKGNIVPNIYDESQQLAYQQEVNVGNQLQAIRQKTVTAKFEKNVNKEPIYVDIPTMHLLTYYPNLDVNPGKNSGFFLPQLTTTASNHISIPLYATTISQKPTITPVKQTYQIQYAPKYNAVPGASSTKVTKNAVYSAPFTSKKLAGTQVLNVPAYAPPLDQSYAQGRQLLYTQAYIAPSQPQYVSQLVYAQPAAIYMQATPVYTDVYARPPSHDRDNSLQGKYAAPIEHTQVVDDLSNHVLGKQSSQAAVTQNYVKDSEGSNADLVPPQVPPQDFKSGATPLSSVPARDEESIPEQNQIGSSEPRSLLDSYIPSKLIAAHDSSRYQERPIQLERGFLPSKENFLYKKRKID; via the exons ATG AAATTTTACTTGGTACTCGGTCTTCTGTTCATCGGCGTGAAAGGCGAGAACAAGATCAACTTGGAGGACATAGAGAGGGATAATTTAAGAGTGGAGGGTATATCGAAGTCCGGTATTGCACGGGTCGAGGAGGCAAAGTATCCCACGAAGCCGGAAATTGGCCAGCAACAGTATCAGATATCGTATCGTGGGCCAACCAGTGCACCAGTCGCATACGTAACACCACCCTCGGtgcaaaat CTTCCTTCGAACGCGTACGCTACAAAGGAGCAAATATATCAGCAGCAAAATAACATCTTACCCGAGTCGATATTACCGCAGCGATATTACAACGAATACGAACAACAATCGTCGCCACCTTCGAAAGGAAACATCGTGCCGAACATTTACGACGAATCGCAACAATTGGCCTATCAACAGGAAGTGAACGTTGGGAATCAATTGCAGGCCATTCGGCAGAAAACGGTCACGgcaaaattcgagaaaaatgtgAACAAAG AACCAATATACGTCGATATTCCAACCATGCATCTTTTGACTTACTATCCGAATTTGGACGTGAATCCCGGTAAAAACAGTGGATTCTTTCTACCCCAATTGACCACAACGGCGAGCAACCATATTTCCATTCCGCTCTACGCAACGACGATTAGTCAAAAGCCAACGATCACTCCTGTGAAGCAAACTTATCAAATTCAGTACGCACCGAAATACAACGCCGTGCCTGGTGCTTCTTCAACCAAG GTGACGAAGAACGCGGTTTACTCGGCACCCTTTACTTCAAAGAAATTGGCCGGCACTCAGGTATTGAACGTGCCAGCTTACGCCCCTCCGCTAGATCAATCGTACGCCCAAGGAAGGCAGCTGTTGTACACACAGGCGTACATTGCTCCGTCTCAGCCGCAGTACGTTTCTCAGCTAGTGTACGCTCAACCGGCCGCGATTTACATGCAAGCCACACCGGTTTACACCGACGTTTACGCACGTCCACCTAGCCACGATCGGGATAATTCTTTGCAAGGGAAATACGCAGCGCCGATCGAGCATACGCAGGTTGTCGATGACCTATCGAATCATGTTCTCGGGAAGCAAAGCAGCCAAGCAGCCGTGACTCAGAATTACGTCAAG gattCAGAAGGATCAAACGCCGACTTGGTGCCACCTCAGGTGCCTCCGCAGGATTTCAAATCTGGCGCCACACCTCTGTCTTCTGTCCCTGCGCGAGACGAAGAATCTATTCCTGAACAGAATCAAATAGGTTCGTCCGAGCCCAGATCTTTGTTGGATTCGTACATTCCGAGCAAATTGATAGCAGCTCACGACTCTTCCAG ATATCAAGAAAGGCCTATACAATTGGAAAGAGGTTTCCTCccatcgaaagaaaatttcctctACAAGAAGCGTAAAATCGACTAA
- the LOC551133 gene encoding methyltransferase-like protein 6, with amino-acid sequence MAESMKSEYASHVAKQLTEEEIVKMRAQNSRLVSEFRANQLEKDAKKHWDLFYKRNDTRFFKDRHWTTREFDELLNLNTKNEQNVLFEVGCGVGNFVYPLIEDGLKFKMIFACDLSSRAVELTKNHSLYDPENMKIFQTDITTENCFLEVNYPVNIATLIFVLSAIHPKKFRKVVENLYNVLDKGGIVLFRDYGLYDMAQLRFKPGHKISENLYMRQDGTRTYYFSEKEVSNLFRSVGFEVLTCHYVQRRTVNFKEKIDVPRIFVQGKFVKF; translated from the exons ATGGCTGAATCGATGAAGAGTGAATACGCAAGCCACGTGGCGAAGCAACTTaccgaagaagaaattgtaaagATGCGGGCGCAAAATTCGCGTTTAGTTTCCGAATTTCGAGCCAATCAGTTGGAAAAAGACGCGAAAAAGCATTGGGATCTATTTTACAAACGGAACGATACTAGATTCTTTAAGGACAGGCATTGGACTACCAGAGAATTCgacgaattattgaatttgaatacgaaaaatgaacaaaacgtTCTTTTCGAAGTCGGCTGCGGTGTTGGGAATTTTGTATATCCCTTGATCGAGGatggattgaaatttaaaatgatattcgcGTGTGACCTCTCTTCTAGAGCCGTGGAACTAACAaag AATCATTCGTTGTACGATccagaaaatatgaaaatttttcaaacggaTATTACAactgaaaattgttttttggaGGTGAACTATCCAGTGAACATTGCAACgttaatattcgttttatcAGCTATTCATCCAAAAAAGTTTAGGAA agtCGTGGAGAATTTATATAACGTTCTCGATAAAGGAGGAATCGTGCTTTTTAGAGATTATGGTTTATACGATATGGctcaattaagatttaaacCTGGTCACAAGATTAGTGAGAATCTTTATATGAGACAGGATGGTACCAG gacgtattatttttcagaGAAAGAAGTGTCAAATTTATTCCGATCGGTTGGCTTTGAAGTATTAACGTGTCATTATGTACAAAGACGAACTGTAaacttcaaagaaaaaatcgacGTACCCAGAATTTTTGTTCaaggaaaatttgtaaaattctaa
- the LOC102655512 gene encoding uncharacterized protein LOC102655512, producing the protein MLPPLLHQFQINARSLRSAAIMKILVIHIPLVIALCCSLPNVSGKPLTVDDDEDEDAHEYESTTPSTTTVLQFDDTVKLEDAVLKEVEAKVGDSMPDKMPILPPIILLDFANDTDENENMTREEKSKRTVDNGLGYGLNNIQTRRYSYYFPSGKSGTTVSIEESISPFLPKTIIERVPDTHNPQKTSINVVHHNSFAMSTSFSEINSQNERSQHNFGYLNLHRSTKPQSLVYGLRAKPQNTANENYRQTYFTTSKPGVLSSLEIQNSDYARDNGGAITTTQSPVRYVTPGQVNFARNQQRGSLSYATPDPPLFRNGESYIGQNHVQSNINSHSGFVPQSSIASDSSTISPYNPHTIPSFSPANQQQDGSTVPKYTVENGVRYENKVFWKYPDGRVSDVPPATYVETTYPREYAREQSLTARQSGKSQDSRSIYESEMGMGAVATPENSILSQGPMQFPTISEEAGREPNPYISAESLSTSLPQQQVYRLSYQNLVSQRQIAGLAQRHKANGNAPPSPRPASFKIGPKFDAKNYRQNLSRYMVDSPNPEYTGSYTTEASVNATTPFFSSSNSIASVTSKYGAKVQSYLDKVLSGDEGESTGEKKSFDNNDLSSYSNLEYSDLLNYNPSISEYIRNPSSILNVRPTFVQVGNSLVPVIILRVDGASPIQTKSTQNINLKALLQRYLVQYAKNIQQLAVPSAYNAGTTERSYVKRPAYGIEKNPSLDLIRLTEDDARHSSTYNSNSYVGKSSYETSNLEDSKDFANNRYVEDSSSRGRQKVKNIQIIDDPRFTSYKSN; encoded by the exons ATGTTGCCGCCACTGCTTCATCAGTTCCAAATAAACGCGAGAAGTTTAAGGTCGGCCGCCATTATGAAGATCCTCGTGATACAC ATTCCTCTCGTAATTGCTCTCTGCTGCTCTCTGCCCAACGTGTCCGGGAAGCCTTTGACCGttgacgacgacgaggacgaggacgcgCACGAATACGAGTCGACCACCCCCTCAACCACCACCGTTCTCCAGTTCGACGACACCGTGAAATTGGAGGACGCGGTTCTGAAGGAGGTCGAGGCGAAAGTTGGGGATTCTATGCCCGATAAAATGCCGATTTTGCCGCCGATAATTCTGCTCGACTTCGCCAACGACACGGACGAGAACGAGAACATGACCCGCGAGGAAAAGTCGAAACGGACCGTGGACAATGGTCTCGGTTACGGGCTCAACAACATCCAGACGAGGAGATACAGTTATTATTTCCCAAGCGGGAAGAGTGGAACGACGGTGAGCATCGAGGAATCGATCAGCCCTTTCCTCCCGAAGACCATAATCGAGAGGGTGCCCGACACTCACAATCCGCAGAAAACGTCCATCAACGTGGTCCACCACAACTCTTTCGCCATGTCCACCTCCTTCTCCGAGATAAACTCACAGAATGAAAGGAGCCAGCACAACTTCGGCTACCTGAACCTTCATCGATCGACGAAGCCCCAATCCCTCGTGTACGGATTACGGGCGAAGCCTCAAAACACCGCCAACGAGAACTACCGCCAAACCTACTTCACAACTTCGAAACCTGGTGTTCTGAGCTCGttggaaattcaaaattccgaCTATGCGAGGGACAATGGAGGGGCGATCACCACGACCCAATCACCAGTACGATACGTGACTCCCGGCCAGGTGAACTTCGCCAGGAATCAGCAGAGGGGTTCGTTGAGCTACGCCACGCCGGATCCCCCATTATTCCGTAACGGGGAAAGTTACATCGGTCAGAACCACGTCCAATCCAATATCAATTCTCACTCAGGCTTCGTCCCTCAAAGTTCCATCGCCTCCGACTCCTCCACAATCTCCCCCTACAATCCCCACACGATCCCTTCGTTCTCCCCAGCCAACCAGCAGCAAGATGGGAGCACCGTGCCCAAGTACACGGTGGAAAATGGGGTGCGTTACGAGAACAAGGTATTCTGGAAGTATCCGGACGGCAGGGTGTCGGACGTGCCTCCTGCCACGTACGTGGAGACGACTTATCCACGGGAATATGCGCGCGAGCAATCGTTGACGGCGCGGCAATCCGGAAAATCGCAGGATTCCCGCTCGATTTACGAGAGCGAGATGGGGATGGGCGCGGTGGCGACGCCTGAGAACAGCATTCTCTCGCAGGGGCCGATGCAGTTCCCCACGATATCCGAGGAGGCAGGCAGGGAGCCAAACCCGTACATCTCGGCCGAATCCTTGTCGACGAGTTTGCCCCAGCAACAAGTGTACCGGCTGAGTTATCAGAATCTGGTGAGCCAGAGGCAGATCGCGGGCCTGGCACAACGGCACAAGGCCAACGGGAACGCGCCACCTTCGCCCCGCCCGGCCTCCTTCAAGATCGGGCCCAAGTTCGACGCGAAGAATTACAGGCAGAATTTGTCGAGATACATGGTGGACAGCCCAAATCCCGAGTACACGGGCAGTTACACGACCGAGGCCAGCGTCAACGCCACTActcccttcttctcctcgtcCAATTCCATCGCCTCCGTAACGTCCAAGTACGGCGCCAAGGTGCAGAGTTATCTGGACAAGGTGCTGTCCGGGGACGAGGGAGAATCGACGGGGGAGAAGAAAAGTTTCGACAACAACGACTTAAGCAGCTACTCCAACCTGGAATACTCGGATCTGTTGAATTACAACCCGTCCATATCGGAGTACATAAGGAATCCTTCGTCCATATTGAACGTGAGACCGACTTTCGTTCAGGTAGGGAACTCTTTGGTACCGGTGATCATACTCAGAGTGGACGGGGCATCTCCCATTCAAACCAAGTCAACGCAGAACATTAATCTGAAGGCTCTGTTGCAACGTTACCTGGTCCAATACGCCAAGAACATTCAACAACTGGCCGTGCCTTCCGCCTACAATGCTGGGACGACGGAACGATCGTACGTCAAACGTCCCGCGTACGGGATCGAGAAAAATCCTAGCCTCGATCTGATTCGTTTGACCGAGGACGACGCACGCCACTCGTCCACTTACAATTCGAACTCGTACGTGGGCAAATCGAGCTACGAGACGAGTAATTTGGaagattcgaaagattttGCCAACAATCGTTACGTGGAGGATTCAAGTTCAAGGGGAAGGCAGAAGGTGAAGAACATTCAGATAATCGACGATCCGAGATTCACGAGTTAcaaaagtaattga